A genome region from Labilibaculum antarcticum includes the following:
- a CDS encoding 3-phosphoshikimate 1-carboxyvinyltransferase → MQYSISKKNNLLEGRIVLPASKSISNRVQIINALSYNFEPIKNLSDCDDSMAMHSILNSNTNNFDVGHAGTTMRFLTAYLSKIVGEWIVTGSPRMQERPIGVLVDALNSIGAQITYLEKDGYPPLKIFGSNLTGEEVELKGNTSSQYITALLLIAPTLEKGLRIKLTGKIVSRSYIEMTLNIMEEFGIKSEFKGQEIFVDNQAYQRIPYMVEGDWSGASYWFSFMALADEGKLYLDGVKRHSFQGDSGLIPVFEKLGVKTQFSKRGMFIEKMATNCTKLKFDFNQMPDLAQTFAVCACLKDIPFHFTGLETLKIKETDRIFALITELGKLGYVLNEPAEGELAWEGERKAEEENIVIDTYHDHRMALAFAPIALARPNVVIDSPDVVKKSYPNFWEQLKELGFDVKE, encoded by the coding sequence AATTTTGAACCCATTAAAAATCTTTCGGATTGCGATGATTCAATGGCAATGCATAGCATTCTTAATTCCAATACCAATAATTTTGATGTTGGACATGCTGGAACTACCATGCGCTTTTTAACTGCATACCTCTCTAAAATTGTTGGTGAATGGATAGTAACCGGTTCGCCCAGAATGCAGGAAAGACCCATTGGTGTTTTGGTTGATGCGCTAAACTCAATTGGAGCTCAAATTACCTATTTGGAAAAAGATGGTTATCCTCCGCTTAAAATTTTTGGATCGAACCTTACCGGCGAAGAAGTTGAACTAAAAGGCAACACCAGCTCTCAGTACATTACCGCTTTGCTTTTAATTGCACCTACTCTTGAAAAAGGATTACGAATTAAGCTTACCGGAAAAATTGTTTCGCGTTCCTATATCGAAATGACTCTTAATATTATGGAGGAGTTCGGTATTAAATCGGAATTTAAAGGACAAGAAATTTTTGTGGACAATCAGGCTTATCAACGAATTCCTTATATGGTTGAGGGCGATTGGTCGGGCGCATCGTATTGGTTTTCTTTTATGGCTTTGGCCGATGAAGGAAAACTGTACTTAGATGGTGTGAAAAGACACAGTTTTCAGGGAGATTCCGGTTTGATTCCGGTTTTTGAGAAATTAGGTGTGAAAACACAATTCTCGAAACGAGGAATGTTCATTGAGAAAATGGCAACCAACTGCACAAAACTGAAATTTGATTTTAATCAGATGCCCGATTTGGCTCAAACATTTGCCGTTTGTGCCTGTTTAAAAGACATTCCTTTCCATTTTACAGGTTTAGAGACTTTGAAAATTAAGGAAACCGACCGTATTTTTGCTCTGATTACCGAATTGGGAAAATTAGGTTATGTACTAAACGAACCAGCCGAGGGAGAATTAGCTTGGGAAGGTGAGCGAAAAGCCGAAGAGGAAAACATTGTAATTGATACTTACCACGATCATAGAATGGCCTTAGCATTTGCGCCAATCGCATTAGCACGACCCAATGTTGTAATCGATTCGCCTGATGTGGTGAAAAAATCGTATCCTAATTTTTGGGAACAGCTAAAAGAATTGGGTTTTGACGTGAAGGAATAA
- a CDS encoding nucleoside deaminase, translating to MNEESITSPFSDEYFMKQAMEEAHKAFEADEIPVGAIVVCNNRIIARSHNLTERLNDVTAHAEMQAITAAANFLGGKYLIDCTLYVTLEPCNMCAGALAWSQISKIVYGASDDKRGYTRFSPSLLHPKTEVVSGLMEEESAGLIRDFFARKRMSL from the coding sequence ATGAACGAAGAGTCAATTACATCTCCATTTTCCGACGAATATTTTATGAAGCAGGCAATGGAGGAAGCGCACAAAGCTTTTGAGGCTGATGAGATTCCGGTGGGAGCCATTGTCGTGTGCAATAATCGAATAATTGCACGATCGCATAATCTTACCGAACGATTGAATGATGTGACTGCACATGCCGAAATGCAGGCCATTACAGCTGCTGCCAATTTCCTGGGAGGAAAGTATTTAATAGATTGTACCTTATATGTAACCCTAGAACCCTGTAATATGTGTGCAGGAGCATTGGCTTGGTCGCAAATCTCAAAAATTGTGTACGGTGCCAGCGATGATAAAAGAGGTTATACCCGATTTTCACCAAGTCTGTTGCATCCTAAAACGGAAGTGGTTTCGGGTCTTATGGAGGAGGAAAGTGCCGGTTTAATTCGCGATTTTTTCGCTCGTAAAAGAATGTCTCTATAA
- the deoD gene encoding purine-nucleoside phosphorylase, whose protein sequence is MSAHNEAKMGDIAETILLPGDPLRAKYIADNFLEDVVCYNKVRNMLGFTGTYKGKRISVQGTGMGIPSISIYAHELITQYGVKNLIRIGTCGSFNEDVHVRDVILAMTSCTDSGINKNLFRGMDYSPCADFGMLSDAHKAATEQGVNIRVGSTLSSDIFYHDLENNPEPFKIWADYGVLAVEMEATALYTIAARNKAKALAILTVSDHILTGEATSAEERQTTLHTMIKIGLETAIRQ, encoded by the coding sequence ATGAGTGCACACAATGAAGCCAAAATGGGCGATATTGCTGAAACTATCCTTTTACCTGGAGATCCATTAAGAGCAAAATACATTGCTGATAATTTTTTAGAAGATGTTGTTTGTTACAATAAAGTAAGAAACATGCTTGGTTTCACCGGAACCTATAAAGGCAAGCGCATTTCGGTGCAAGGAACAGGAATGGGCATACCATCAATTTCAATTTATGCTCATGAGTTGATTACACAATATGGTGTGAAAAACCTGATTCGTATCGGAACATGTGGTTCTTTTAATGAAGATGTACACGTTCGCGACGTAATTTTGGCGATGACATCCTGTACCGATTCCGGAATCAATAAAAATTTGTTTCGAGGCATGGATTATTCTCCATGTGCCGATTTTGGAATGTTAAGCGATGCCCACAAGGCGGCCACCGAGCAAGGCGTAAATATTAGAGTGGGCAGTACATTGTCTTCCGATATTTTTTACCACGATTTAGAAAATAATCCAGAGCCATTTAAAATTTGGGCCGATTATGGCGTTTTGGCTGTTGAGATGGAAGCAACTGCTTTGTACACAATCGCAGCTCGAAACAAAGCAAAAGCTTTGGCTATTCTTACCGTTAGCGATCATATCCTAACCGGCGAAGCAACAAGTGCCGAAGAGCGCCAAACAACTCTGCATACCATGATTAAAATTGGTTTGGAGACAGCAATAAGACAATAA